Proteins from a genomic interval of Indicator indicator isolate 239-I01 chromosome 1, UM_Iind_1.1, whole genome shotgun sequence:
- the TSKU gene encoding tsukushi, with protein sequence MHFLAWFNLLLLLPCFGATKTCFPGCHCEVESFGLFDSFSLTKVDCSGIGSHIVPVPIPLDTSYLDLSSNKLETINESMLTGPGYTTLVSLDLSYNKIAKISSTTFSRLRYLESLDLSHNSLEVLPEDCFSSSPLSDIDLSSNKLSGIAMDLFASKGQGKPLSVDLSNNMLTTVTRQRDKSSPNIQNLNLSENRLTSVPNLQGLPLRYLNLDGNPLLKIEKGDFTGLKDLIHLSLSGLHGFGELAPYSFKDLPALQVLDLSNNPNLKTLSAEVVFGLNSLQELNLSGTGVSALPKAVLKYLPAIKSITLGKDIQCFKTIKEGQYHRQTGLTRREVLSCHDSHGSVATAPYVL encoded by the coding sequence ATGCATTTCCTAGCCTGGTTCaatctgctgctcctccttcctTGTTTTGGTGCCACCAAAACCTGCTTCCCTGGTTGTCACTGTGAAGTGGAAAGCTTTGGTCTCTTTGACAGCTTTAGCCTGACCAAGGTGGACTGCAGTGGAATAGGCTCCCACATTGTTCCTGTCCCAATCCCTCTGGATACCTCCTACTTGGATCTATCATCgaacaaactggaaacaatCAACGAGTCAATGCTTACTGGCCCTGGATACACCACCTTGGTGAGCCTTGACCTGAGCTACAACAAAATTGCCAAGATTTCCTCCAcaaccttctccaggcttcGTTACCTGGAGTCCTTGGATCTGAGCCATAACTCTCTGGAAGTCCTCCCTGAGGACTGCTTCTCCAGTTCTCCTCTGAGCGACATAGATTTGAGCAGCAACAAGCTTTCGGGTATAGCTATGGACCTTTTTGCTTCAAAAGGCCAAGGGAAGCCCCTGAGCGTGGATCTATCCAATAATATGCTCACCACAGTTACAAGGCAGCGTGACAAGAGCAGCCCCAACATCCAGAACTTAAATCTTTCTGAGAATAGGCTCACATCAGTGCCAAACCTTCAAGGGCTTCCTCTCCGATACTTAAATCTTGACGGCAACCCTCTGCTCAAGATTGAGAAAGGAGACTTCACAGGGCTGAAAGATTTGATTCATTTGTCCCTCAGTGGCCTGCATGGCTTTGGAGAGTTAGCTCCTTATAGCTTCAAGGATCTACCAGCCCTCCAAGTTCTGGATTTATCCAACAATCCCAACTTGAAGACGCTGTCTGCTGAAGTCGTCTTTGGCCTGAACTCCCTCCAAGAGCTCAACCTTTCCGGGACAGGCGTGTCAGCCTTGCCAAAAGCTGTGCTGAAATACCTGCCTGCCATCAAAAGCATCACCTTGGGGAAGGACATACAGTGCTTTAAGACCATCAAAGAAGGACAGTACCACCGACAAACTGGGCTGACCAGAAGAGAGGTCCTCAGCTGCCACGACAGCCACGGATCCGTGGCGACGGCGCCTTACGTTTTGTGA